The Agarivorans sp. Alg241-V36 DNA segment AGTGTTCGCTGTCTAGCTTTTCACATTGTCCCATCCAGTGCTGCACTGTGGGCTCATTTTGTTGAATATGATCTTTAGCCGTTGGCGCTGCTGCTACTTGTTTGGCTGCTTCAATAAGTGGCCCATAGCCAGTGCAGCGGCACAAGTTGCCGGCTAAAAATTCTTCGGGATGCGCTGGTTTGTTGGTTTGACGAGACAAGGCATATAAAGACATCACAAAGCCAGGCGTACAAAATCCACATTGGCTGCCATGTTTATCTACAACGGCTTGCTGAACTGGATGTAGTTGTTGGCCTTGTTTCAGGTACTCAACGGTAATGATTTGCTTGCCATGCAAAGAATGCAGAGGGGTAATACAGCTATTAATTTGCTTGTAACTTAGCTGCTGTTGGTCACCTTGGCTCACCATTACTACGGTACATGCGCCGCAGTCGCCGCTGGCGCAACCTTCTTTGCTGCCCACCAAACCTTGTCGCTCACGCAAAAAGCTAAGCAGCATGGTATCTGCCGCTTGTTGGCTTAGGCTGATGGCTTGGTCGTTAATCATAAGTTGTAACATGATTGCTCCGGCTAATGTTTCACATAAAGCTGTCTAATTGGTCAGCTTTATGGGTAAATTTTTTTACTCTTTCCGTTACTCTTGCTGTTCTGATCTATAGGCGTAAGTATCGGTAAATCGCGATAATATCCATTCGCCTGCGCTTATCTCACGGTACTTACTTTGCTCTCCAGGCGCTAAACAGCTGGTTAGGGTATTTACCGGTGTATCAAAGTCAGGCTCTACAAAAAATGGCATGGAGAAACGGGTGGTTTGCTGCTTAGGGCTAATCACGCGGTGAGGTGTTGATTTGTATCGGCCATTGGTCCAACGCTGCATTAAGTCGCCAATGTTCACCACAAAACTGTTCTCTACCGGCGGCGCATCTAGCCACTGCTGATTGCGATCCTGTACTTGCAGGCCTCCTGTTTGATCCTGATAAAGCAAGGTAATACAGCCATAGTCTGTATGAGCGCCAGCACCATTATCGCTTTGCTGTTGCGGAGGGTAATGAATTAAACGCAACACGCTAATTGGGCAGTTAAAGTGCTGACTAAAAAAGTCTTCGCTTTGATCTAAAGCCAATGCCATGGCCTTAAGTATTTTGATACCAACTTGCAGAGTGAGTTCGTAATGCTGCTGCATTAGTTGTATAAAACCGTCAAGATTTGGGTACTGGTTAGGCCCATAAAGCTGAGGGAAACGGGCCACCTGCGGATGATAGGGGCTAAGGTCTAAAGCCATATCAAAGGTTTCTTTATAGTCTTTGGGACCACTTGGATCTAACTGTTCTGCACTCACTTGCCCCCAACCGCGATGGTTGGCTGAATGCTGAATATTTATTTGCTGTTTTTCTTGCTCACTTAGGGCAAAGAACCGAGCGGCCATGTCTTGCATTGCAGCAAATTGTTCAGCTGGAATGCCATGACCGGTCACATAAAAAAAGCCTTTGTCACGACAGGCTGAATCTATGGCTTGAACTGCTTCTTGCCAGTGCTGACTATCGCTATGATCCAGTGACGATATATCAATAATAGGTAGGGCTAAATTCATCTGGTTCTCGCTA contains these protein-coding regions:
- a CDS encoding isopenicillin N synthase family oxygenase, which produces MNLALPIIDISSLDHSDSQHWQEAVQAIDSACRDKGFFYVTGHGIPAEQFAAMQDMAARFFALSEQEKQQINIQHSANHRGWGQVSAEQLDPSGPKDYKETFDMALDLSPYHPQVARFPQLYGPNQYPNLDGFIQLMQQHYELTLQVGIKILKAMALALDQSEDFFSQHFNCPISVLRLIHYPPQQQSDNGAGAHTDYGCITLLYQDQTGGLQVQDRNQQWLDAPPVENSFVVNIGDLMQRWTNGRYKSTPHRVISPKQQTTRFSMPFFVEPDFDTPVNTLTSCLAPGEQSKYREISAGEWILSRFTDTYAYRSEQQE